The Neovison vison isolate M4711 chromosome 13, ASM_NN_V1, whole genome shotgun sequence genome includes a region encoding these proteins:
- the GDPGP1 gene encoding GDP-D-glucose phosphorylase 1, with translation MAAAQDSNEISYLLPPNRKDWEEKGVPNFVYRQKELLEGIQWPRTAPSLLDRTPRSRFDSALCAAWRQRMELGLFRYRLGELQTQTLPGVVGFVAQLNVERGVQRRRPQNIWSVRQAFDPEQFNFNKIRPGEVLFRLLREPDLPGALQQEDILVMINVSPLEWGHVLLVPEPTRGLPQRLLPGALRAGVEAVLLSSHPGFRVGFNSLGGLASVNHLHLHGYYLAHRLPVEGAPSEPLDPGGRLHLLQALPAPGFLFYTSGPGPDLEALIGRVCRATDYLTDHEIAHNLFVTRGAPPGKTSPSSALTGIRVILWARKSSFGVKEGEAFNVALCELAGHLPIKTSQDFGSLTEAAALALIRDCLLPPAQAEEVQAALVALISQDEQ, from the coding sequence ATGGCCGCTGCACAGGATTCAAATGAGATTTCCTATTTGCTCCCTCCAAACCGTAAGGACTGGGAAGAGAAAGGCGTTCCCAACTTTGTCTACCGGCAGAAGGAACTTCTGGAAGGGATTCAGTGGCCGAGGACCGCACCCAGCCTCCTGGACAGGACACCGAGGTCTCGCTTCGACTCTGCTCTCTGCGCTGCCTGGAGGCAGCGAATGGAACTGGGGCTCTTCCGCTACCGCCTTGGGGAGCTGCAAACCCAGACCCTCCCTGGTGTGGTGGGTTTTGTGGCTCAGCTGAATGTGGAGCGAGGTGTGCAGAGGAGGCGCCCCCAGAACATCTGGAGTGTGAGGCAGGCATTTGACCCCGAACAGTTTAACTTCAACAAGATCCGGCCAGGAGAAGTCCTCTTCCGTTTGCTCCGGGAGCCCGATCTCCCAGGTGCTCTCCAGCAAGAGGACATCCTCGTCATGATCAATGTCAGCCCCTTGGAGTGGGGCCATGTGCTGCTGGTGCCCGAGCCCACCCGGGGGCTCCCCCAGCGCCTGCTGCCAGGTGCACTGCGGGCCGGCGTCGAGGCTGTGCTGCTGAGCTCACACCCGGGCTTCCGCGTCGGCTTCAatagcctgggtggcttggcCTCGGTGAACCACCTGCACCTGCACGGGTATTACCTGGCTCACAGATTGCCTGTGGAGGGGGCACCGAGCGAGCCCCTGGACCCTGGGGGCCGTTTGCACCTGCTCCAGGCCCTCCCCGCTCCTGGCTTCCTCTTCTACACAAGTGGGCCGGGGCCTGACTTGGAAGCCCTCATAGGCAGGGTATGTCGGGCCACTGACTACCTGACGGACCATGAGATTGCCCATAATTTGTTTGTGACCCGGGGGGCCCCACCTGGAAAGACATCACCATCCTCCGCTCTCACAGGCATCCGAGTAATTCTGTGGGCCCGGAAGTCCAGCTTCGGAGTAAAGGAAGGCGAGGCGTTCAATGTCGCCCTCTGTGAGCTGGCCGGGCACCTCCCCATCAAAACGTCCCAGGATTTTGGCAGTCTGACGGAGGCGGCTGCTCTGGCCCTCATTCGAGACTGTCTGCTGCCCCCAGCCCAGGCAGAAGAAGTACAGGCAGCACTGGTGGCCTTGATTTCCCAGGATGAACAGTAA